Part of the Companilactobacillus zhachilii genome is shown below.
CTGCGGGGTTATATATCAATGGTTATCATTATGCTCATTATAGTTCTGTGGCTGGAGCAATTGCTGAGGCAGATTATGCTGCCCAAACTGCTAAGGCTGACGGTCTACCAAGTGGAGCTGTATTAGCTGCTGATGTTGAAAGTTCTGAACAGAGTGCTAGTTCAGTATCACAAAACAATGCAGATAATGCTGCCTTTATGAATGAGGTTGCTAAGTATGGTTATCGTTCCACAATCTACACCATGGGTTCATGGGTCGGTTCAGTAATGAATGTTGATCAAGGCTGGATTGCTGCCTATCCATATGATCCAACTGGCCAAGATTGGTATACCGGAAATCACGGTTGGCAATGGTCAAGTTCATACCAATTTAGTGGTAGTTATGGTAATTTTGATGTTTCTGAGTTATACGATAACTTCTTTACAAGTTATCAATCAACGACTGGTTCAGCAAATACCGGTTCGACTACAACTGACAGTGGTTCTACTTCGACAGGTAGTTCGTCGACTGGCACGACTGTAAGTAGTAAATCAGTTATTAATGTAAATAATGCTTCTGGTAGTTTTGTACCACTTGTATCAATTAGTGCTGATGGTAGTGTTGTAAAAACAATCAGTAATCGTGCCTTGAGTAATCATTCAGCTTGGCAAACAGACCAAACTAAATCGGTCGATGGTGTGACATATTATCGTGTCGCAACTAACGAGTGGGTTGCTGCTCAGTACTTGACTGATAATACTAGTTCCAGTCAAAGCAGTGCCAATAGTAATATGAACGTTATTAAAGTTAAAAATAGCAATGCCAGTTTTGTTCAATTGATGGCTTTGCAAGATGACGGCTCAATGAAAGTTGTTACCAATCGTGCATTAGGTAATAATACTTCATGGCAAACAGACCAAAGTAAGTCTGTTGATGGAGTAACATATTATCGCGTTGCAACTAATGAATGGGTCGCTGCATCGTATGTTATTTAAGTTTTAATAAATACACACAAAAATAACCTTTCAAACTTGTAGTAGTTTGGAAGGTTATTTATTTAGTAATTAACAAATTTTATCGCCTAAACTAAGCATTTTTTCACGACGTTCAGCTTCAGTCTCAGGTTTAACATTTCTCCAGTCGACTACTGATAAAGCACCGTCTAAGATACCGCTATTATCTTTCAAGGCTAATGCATTGTGCCAAAGTGAGATGTTCAAGCCATTTGTCATCAAATCAGCATCAGATGGGGATGTGCTTAGGTTAAATCCAGCCTCGTTTTCTAATTCAACGGTATATTTTGGATCGGCGTCTTTCAAAATAACTAGTTGGAACTTGTCACCGATAGCACAGCTACCACCAAGACTAGAGTACTTGTTGGAACCATCATCAGTTGTAAGAATAATAGTTGCATCGGTTGGAACATTTTTATTTTCTAAGTATGTGATTGCTTCTGGTTTAATATTAATTTTCATGGTTAAAGGTCCTTTCTAATACGGTATTTTATTAGCTTGTACAAAACTAATTTGTACAAAACCTTTATTACAATTTTTAATATACATCATTTGTGCCAAGCGTACAAATATTTAGCTTATAGTCTGAATTTAATTGAAAAAGAGTCCAGCTTAGTTAATAATCTAGCTATAAAGTAAACGGGGTATTAATATGAAGAAAATTTATTTCATTTGTACAGGAAATTCTTGTCGAAGTCAGATGGCAGAAGGTTTTGCTAAAAAAGCTTTTAGTAATGAATGGCAAGTTGAAAGCGCCGGAATTGAAGCACATGGAGTTAATCCTTTAGCAATCACAGCAATGGCTGAGGTTGGGATTGATCTTTCAAAGAATAAATCTAAGATAATTGATAATGATTTTCTCAATGATTGTGACGTGGTGGTCACTCTTTGTGGGGATGCTAAAGATCGTTGTCCAATGACACCGCCAAGTGTTAAAAAAATACATTGGCCATTGGAAGATCCAGCTCAAGCTACTGGCTCTGAAACTGAAAGAATGGTTGTCTTCCGTCAAGTTCGCAATCAAATCAGCGATTTGGTTAATGATTTAGCAGCAAGTTTACAATAGTAGTTTAAAGAATTACTTTGTGGCGATATAATATAAGTATATTTATAATTACTATATTATTTAGAAAGAGGCTAGATTATGACTGATAAAACTGAAACAAATCCATATTGTCATGCAGGTATGACTTGCCATGAAGGCTGTCGTTGTGCAAGTTCTGATGGTGTTTGCCACTGCCCAATGTTGGATGATGAGAAATGTGCTTGTGATGGTTATTGTGGAGCTAAAAAATAGTGCGTGCTGCATATATTGAACAAACTGGTAGTATCGATCAAATTATAATCGGGGATTTACCAATGCCAGAGTTGACTGATTCTGAAGTTTTGGTGAAGACAATTGCAGTGTCAGTTAATTTCGTTGATACTTTTGTGCGTGCTGGTGGCTTTAAAACAAAGCTGGCTTTTCCATTCGTAATTGGCAGAGATGCTGTCGGAACTGTGGTTAAAGTGGGAACTAAAGTCGATAATTTTAAAATAGGTGATTTAGTTTGGACTAATAGTATGGGGTATGACGGTCGCCAGGGAACAACAAGCGAATTTGTCGCTGTACCAAAAGAACGACTCTTTGCAGTTCCTGATGGAGTTGATCCTGTTAAATTAGTCGCATCAGTTCATTCCTCAGCAACTGCGGCGATTTTACTAGGTGATATTTTACAAGTTGAGCCTGACCATAGTTTGTTAGTGGAAGGTGCTGCTGGACATGTTGGCTCCAAGCTAGTTTCGTTGGCTAAGCCATTGGGACTGGATGTTGCTACCACAAGTAATAAACGAGATTTTGCCAAGTTAACAAAGCAGGGTGTCGATTCAACCTACGATTATCATCAGCCGATTTCAAATATAGTGGAAACTTTTGATTATATCGTTGATACTTCTGGTAAAGTCGATTTGCAAGCTAATCTTGATAAATTGAAGCTTCGTGGACAAGTGGGTCTAATCACGGCACCATCAACTAATAAGTTCACTTTTGATGTACGTCAAATGTACACAAGTACTAAGTCCATCAAGGGTTTTGTCATTAGCCATGCCACTCTAACGCAATTACAAAATGCTGGTCATTTATTGAACAAAAGTTTTGCGGCCGGAAAGTTATTAGATGATAAAATATTGCAACTGCCGATGGAACAAGCAGCTAAGGCTCAGAAAATGTTAGTTGAAGGTCAAACCAAGAATCAGAAAATAATTCTCAAAATGTCATAAAAAAAGCTATAAGAATTTCATCAATTAATAAAGATGATTTTCTTATAGCTTTTTTGGTTAGCAGATTTGATCGCCCAAAGTTACCATCTTGTTGAGTCGATCTTTTTCACTTTCGGGACTAACATTGCGCCAATCGATAACGGATAAAGCGTTATCTAGAATACCGCTTTTGTCTTTTAAGGTTAAAGTACCGTGGTCAAAATCAACCGTTAACTGGTCACTAACTAAATATTTTTCGTAATCGGCCATTGTTAGATGATAATTGGCATTGTTTTGAATCGGAATAGTAAAATTATCATCCGGTTGATTTAAGATAATCAGTTGAAATTTGTCAGCTAAGGCACAAGTTGCACCAATACTGGAGTATTTATTTGAACCATCATCAGTTGTTAAAATGACAACGCTGTTGTTGGGGATTTTGTTCTCTAAGTAATCTAGTGCTGCGGGTTTGAAATTTGCTTCCATAATTAAAATCCTTTCGTATGACATATTTGATTTTCTAAAATTTGTTTGTGCAAAACTGATTTCTCGACTTAAATTTAGTGCTTATATCGGAGTGATGCAAATAATCTGCTCACATTAATTATATTCTACATATTAAATCATTAAGTGAGGAGTATCTGATGTAATATAAAAAAATTGGTGTTGAATATACTTTTAAATCGATTCTTTAGTGATTATTTTTGCTAAACTTTAAATAAGTAAAACAAATCAAAATAGGAGGAATCTAACAATGAATTTGGTGGAATTAAATGATGTGACCATTGCCAATAATTTGGTTCATTATTCTTTGAGTATTCAGCAATATGAGCGACTTGGTCTAGTGATGGATAATCAAGAAAGCCAGTTATTGTTAGATTTACTCTCGGGGAGAATTTTTCCCAGTTCAGGTAACTTTCAGCTTAATGCGGAGTTGATGTTCAAGAGAGATACTGATGGGATGTATGATGATTTGACTGTTAAAACATATCTGAAGTTATTCTTTGAATTAGCTAAAACTAGAATTGATTTGAAGCAGGTAATGGAAATATTTCATTTGGATTCAGAAATGAAAACTAAAATCAGCAATTTATCAGTGGATCAAAAAGAACGGTTACACTTGTTGCGAATCTATTTATTTCAGCCAAAGATTTTGTTACTGGAGAGTCCATTGCGTAAATTAACAAGTTCAGGTGCGAGGTTGTATTTGGAATTGGTGGAATATCTGCGGACTAAAGGAATCACAATCGTTGTTATGGCTTCTTCTTTGAATGAATTACAACAATTGAGCACTGTTTGTTATCGAATTAATAATAACCGCTTAGAAAAGATTGACTCATCAGCAACTAAAAATAATCTAAAAATTGTCAGTCGTCGTAATGAGCAAATCATTTATTTTGATGTTTCTGAGATAGATTTTATTGAAAGCATTAACGGTGTTACTAATTTATCAGTTGCTGGGAAATACTATCCGGTTAATTTTACTTTGAATGAAATGACGGCCAAATTAGTGTCAGAAGATTTCTTTAGATGTCATCGATCGTACATAGTTAATTTAAAAATGGTGCTGTCAATTGAGAATTATTCGAAAAATAGTTACACGATTATTCTTAAAAATCAGTCACGGACCGAGTTGCCTTTGTCGAGAACTAAGGTTACTGAAATTAAGCAACTATTAGGTACAATTCAGCGGTAAATAGCCACGATTCATGAAAAAAACATCTTTTTACAGATTTTTCGTTATATGATTTGACTGTACGAAAGGAGAGAACAGGGATGAACTTGTCGTTAAAAAATGTGTGGTTGATGTTCAAATTGCGAGCTATCTTAATCGTAAAGAATCCAACAATTGCGATGTTCCCATTATTAGCAATCGGTTACGTAGTCATTTTTAAAGGCATTGTCAGTGCTAATCGGGGTCCAGCAATGATTTGGATATTGAGCATGGCAATTTTGTTTAACACGGTTA
Proteins encoded:
- a CDS encoding LytTR family transcriptional regulator DNA-binding domain-containing protein; its protein translation is MNLVELNDVTIANNLVHYSLSIQQYERLGLVMDNQESQLLLDLLSGRIFPSSGNFQLNAELMFKRDTDGMYDDLTVKTYLKLFFELAKTRIDLKQVMEIFHLDSEMKTKISNLSVDQKERLHLLRIYLFQPKILLLESPLRKLTSSGARLYLELVEYLRTKGITIVVMASSLNELQQLSTVCYRINNNRLEKIDSSATKNNLKIVSRRNEQIIYFDVSEIDFIESINGVTNLSVAGKYYPVNFTLNEMTAKLVSEDFFRCHRSYIVNLKMVLSIENYSKNSYTIILKNQSRTELPLSRTKVTEIKQLLGTIQR
- a CDS encoding iron-sulfur cluster biosynthesis family protein, which codes for MKINIKPEAITYLENKNVPTDATIILTTDDGSNKYSSLGGSCAIGDKFQLVILKDADPKYTVELENEAGFNLSTSPSDADLMTNGLNISLWHNALALKDNSGILDGALSVVDWRNVKPETEAERREKMLSLGDKIC
- a CDS encoding iron-sulfur cluster biosynthesis family protein, which codes for MSYERILIMEANFKPAALDYLENKIPNNSVVILTTDDGSNKYSSIGATCALADKFQLIILNQPDDNFTIPIQNNANYHLTMADYEKYLVSDQLTVDFDHGTLTLKDKSGILDNALSVIDWRNVSPESEKDRLNKMVTLGDQIC
- a CDS encoding GH25 family lysozyme, which codes for MVLKKRFIAALTAVMSLVVLFFGVTTVDAARTDMVDVSNNNGAMTVANFQDMYNNYGVKAAVTKISEGNSFKDATAANNIKTAQAAGLYINGYHYAHYSSVAGAIAEADYAAQTAKADGLPSGAVLAADVESSEQSASSVSQNNADNAAFMNEVAKYGYRSTIYTMGSWVGSVMNVDQGWIAAYPYDPTGQDWYTGNHGWQWSSSYQFSGSYGNFDVSELYDNFFTSYQSTTGSANTGSTTTDSGSTSTGSSSTGTTVSSKSVINVNNASGSFVPLVSISADGSVVKTISNRALSNHSAWQTDQTKSVDGVTYYRVATNEWVAAQYLTDNTSSSQSSANSNMNVIKVKNSNASFVQLMALQDDGSMKVVTNRALGNNTSWQTDQSKSVDGVTYYRVATNEWVAASYVI
- the arsC gene encoding arsenate reductase (thioredoxin), giving the protein MKKIYFICTGNSCRSQMAEGFAKKAFSNEWQVESAGIEAHGVNPLAITAMAEVGIDLSKNKSKIIDNDFLNDCDVVVTLCGDAKDRCPMTPPSVKKIHWPLEDPAQATGSETERMVVFRQVRNQISDLVNDLAASLQ
- a CDS encoding alcohol dehydrogenase catalytic domain-containing protein, giving the protein MRAAYIEQTGSIDQIIIGDLPMPELTDSEVLVKTIAVSVNFVDTFVRAGGFKTKLAFPFVIGRDAVGTVVKVGTKVDNFKIGDLVWTNSMGYDGRQGTTSEFVAVPKERLFAVPDGVDPVKLVASVHSSATAAILLGDILQVEPDHSLLVEGAAGHVGSKLVSLAKPLGLDVATTSNKRDFAKLTKQGVDSTYDYHQPISNIVETFDYIVDTSGKVDLQANLDKLKLRGQVGLITAPSTNKFTFDVRQMYTSTKSIKGFVISHATLTQLQNAGHLLNKSFAAGKLLDDKILQLPMEQAAKAQKMLVEGQTKNQKIILKMS